The following proteins are encoded in a genomic region of Ammospiza caudacuta isolate bAmmCau1 chromosome 3, bAmmCau1.pri, whole genome shotgun sequence:
- the PKIB gene encoding cAMP-dependent protein kinase inhibitor beta, with amino-acid sequence MTDVEPVVTDFASSGRSGRRNALPDILGSPAGAGTSDLPHKLAELSVSEDAGAEGGEESSSKALLESQEAEGKHNDS; translated from the exons ATGACTGATGTAGAGCCTGTGGTCACAGATTTTGCCTCATCAGGACGGTCAGGCCGCCGAAACGCCTTACCAGATAtcctgggctctcctgctggtgctgggacTTCAGACCTGCCACACAAACTGGCTGAGCTCTCTGTTTCAGAAG atgcaggagcagagggtggAGAAGAGTCATCATCCAAAGCCTTGCTGGAAAGTCAAGAGGCGGAAGGAAAACACAATGATTCCTAA